From the genome of Pseudomonadota bacterium, one region includes:
- a CDS encoding tRNA pseudouridine(13) synthase TruD, producing MALLSFAETPRLCADLAGTGGAPIDPEDFCVEELPAYAAAGSGDHVFVWLEKRELTTWRAIELISAALGLDPAQAGYAGLKDRHAVTRQWISFSGADPAALLALRLPGLAVLQAERHAHKLRTGHLRGNRFQIVLRGVGDEAALRAECVLARLARLGLPNYYGPQRFGASGDNAELAREALQQGRRPHRDKRRRRLLISALQSQLFNEVLAARLRDGLLHRVLDGDVLQRSGGRATFISDDAVADQARLDAAELTTTGPICGPRMARGPAGSAGRRWEDGVLAPHGVEPEDFALWGRLARGGRRPLTVEVGEPTAELIAAGALRLGFTLPAGSYATVLLREVAQP from the coding sequence ATGGCACTGCTTTCCTTCGCCGAGACACCGCGCCTCTGCGCTGATCTTGCCGGTACCGGCGGGGCGCCGATCGACCCCGAGGACTTCTGCGTCGAGGAGCTACCGGCCTACGCGGCCGCGGGCAGCGGCGATCACGTCTTCGTTTGGCTGGAGAAGCGCGAGCTGACGACCTGGCGCGCGATCGAGCTGATCAGCGCGGCGCTCGGGCTCGATCCAGCGCAGGCGGGCTACGCGGGGCTGAAGGATCGCCACGCGGTGACGCGGCAGTGGATCTCCTTCAGCGGCGCCGATCCGGCGGCGCTCTTAGCGCTGCGCCTGCCGGGCCTGGCGGTGCTGCAGGCGGAGCGGCACGCTCATAAGCTGCGCACCGGCCATCTGCGGGGCAACCGCTTCCAGATCGTCCTGCGCGGCGTGGGTGACGAGGCGGCTCTGCGGGCCGAGTGCGTGCTGGCGCGCCTCGCGCGCCTGGGGCTGCCCAACTACTACGGGCCGCAGCGCTTCGGCGCGAGCGGCGATAACGCCGAGCTCGCCCGCGAGGCGCTGCAGCAGGGGCGACGGCCGCATCGCGACAAGCGCCGGCGCCGGCTGCTGATCTCCGCGCTGCAATCGCAGCTCTTCAACGAGGTGTTGGCGGCGCGCCTGCGAGACGGGCTGCTGCACCGCGTGCTCGACGGCGACGTGCTGCAGCGCTCGGGCGGGCGTGCGACCTTCATCAGCGACGACGCGGTCGCCGACCAGGCTCGGCTCGATGCGGCCGAGTTGACGACGACCGGTCCGATTTGCGGCCCAAGGATGGCGCGCGGCCCGGCGGGCAGCGCTGGGCGGCGCTGGGAGGACGGGGTGCTGGCGCCGCATGGGGTCGAACCGGAGGACTTCGCGCTGTGGGGACGCCTCGCCCGAGGCGGCCGGCGCCCGCTGACGGTCGAGGTCGGTGAACCCACCGCTGAGCTGATCGCGGCAGGCGCGCTGCGCCTCGGCTTCACGCTACCAGCGGGCTCCTACGCGACGGTCCTGCTGCGCGAGGTGGCGCAGCCCTAG
- a CDS encoding tetratricopeptide repeat protein, with amino-acid sequence MEDRIKHLKQARELYESGEHTKAEQALGQVLRENRGFADVHNMLGIIYHEQGRYKHAADAFEQALDINPAYTEAALNLAVTYNELGRYGDAKRVYGEAMARTKREPRSLDAFAKGKIANMHADLADAYHGVGLHQEALHEYREALALCPSFVDLRTRLANTLRDMGQAEEAITEYRDVLETNPGYLPGRLQLGLTLYAAGRQDEALAEWRKAAEIDPNNKSARSYLKMVGDGGGR; translated from the coding sequence ATGGAAGACAGAATCAAGCATCTGAAGCAGGCACGCGAGCTCTACGAGAGCGGCGAACACACCAAGGCCGAGCAGGCGCTGGGGCAGGTGCTGCGGGAGAACCGCGGCTTTGCCGACGTCCACAACATGCTCGGCATCATTTATCACGAGCAGGGCCGTTATAAGCACGCGGCCGACGCCTTCGAGCAGGCCCTCGATATCAATCCGGCCTACACCGAGGCCGCGCTCAACCTCGCGGTGACCTACAACGAGCTCGGCCGCTACGGCGACGCCAAGCGGGTCTACGGCGAGGCGATGGCGCGGACGAAGCGTGAGCCGCGTTCGCTCGACGCCTTTGCCAAGGGCAAGATCGCCAACATGCACGCCGATTTGGCGGATGCGTATCATGGCGTCGGTCTGCATCAGGAGGCGCTGCACGAGTATCGCGAGGCGCTGGCGCTCTGCCCGAGCTTCGTCGATTTGCGCACCCGCCTGGCCAACACCTTGCGCGATATGGGGCAGGCGGAGGAGGCGATCACGGAGTACCGCGACGTGCTCGAGACCAACCCGGGCTACCTACCCGGACGCTTGCAGCTCGGGCTGACGCTCTACGCCGCCGGGCGCCAGGATGAGGCGCTGGCGGAGTGGCGGAAGGCCGCGGAGATCGATCCCAACAACAAGAGCGCGCGCAGCTACCTGAAGATGGTCGGCGACGGCGGCGGGCGCTGA
- a CDS encoding 1-acyl-sn-glycerol-3-phosphate acyltransferase produces the protein MPPAAESPLPPTERLALALTRLANEPALSKWLQSLYLRHLTWRTVHALMARRVFIDGLATVRALAPERGVIVASNHRTFFDLWVSMLPIFAHGDGWLRRAYFPVRSGFFYDSPLGLLVNLAVGGGSMYPPVFRERGRAALNQDAVQRLERALARPGTVVGMHPEGRRNIGDDPYALLPAQPGIGQLLLRARPLLLPVFVNGLTNRFWAELGRSLAPPAQRRRQPVIVVVGSPLDLSRFDGERPRATVYKRIADFVMEAVGRCGARERELRARLARGDAAAGEWLV, from the coding sequence ATGCCACCAGCGGCCGAAAGCCCCCTACCCCCGACCGAGCGCCTCGCCCTCGCGCTGACACGGCTGGCCAACGAGCCGGCGCTCAGCAAGTGGCTCCAGTCGCTCTACCTCCGCCACCTGACCTGGCGCACGGTCCACGCGCTGATGGCGCGGCGCGTCTTCATCGATGGTCTGGCCACCGTGCGGGCGCTGGCCCCGGAGCGGGGGGTGATCGTCGCCTCCAACCACCGCACCTTCTTCGACCTCTGGGTCTCGATGCTGCCGATCTTCGCCCACGGCGACGGGTGGCTGCGGCGGGCGTACTTCCCGGTGCGCAGCGGGTTCTTCTACGATTCACCGCTCGGCTTGCTGGTCAATCTCGCCGTGGGCGGCGGCAGCATGTACCCGCCGGTGTTTCGTGAGCGCGGCCGCGCGGCCCTCAATCAGGACGCGGTGCAGCGCCTGGAGCGCGCGCTCGCGCGACCTGGCACCGTGGTCGGCATGCACCCCGAAGGCAGGCGGAATATTGGGGACGACCCCTACGCGCTCCTCCCCGCCCAGCCGGGCATCGGACAGCTCTTGCTGCGCGCCCGCCCCTTGCTGCTGCCGGTCTTCGTCAATGGCCTGACCAACCGGTTTTGGGCCGAGCTGGGCCGCTCGCTGGCGCCGCCCGCACAGCGCCGGCGGCAGCCCGTGATCGTCGTCGTCGGCAGTCCCCTCGACCTGAGTCGCTTCGACGGTGAGCGGCCGCGGGCCACGGTCTACAAGCGCATCGCCGACTTCGTGATGGAGGCGGTCGGCCGCTGCGGCGCGCGCGAGCGCGAGCTGCGCGCGAGGCTCGCCCGCGGCGACGCTGCCGCCGGCGAATGGCTGGTTTGA
- the bamD gene encoding outer membrane protein assembly factor BamD, with translation MALMLHDGCPSTLDRPRPRWRWSGALPRQALLLALLGLGCAGSSAQRQPLSYAKNAAASYRQGVAALEDEDYAEATRSFEFVKAKYPFSRFATLAELRLADVLFAQESYTAAIDAYKIFLGLHPNHPETRGGYAAYRVALAYVKQIPSDWFIVPPSYEKDQAATRGAVRELASFLRDYGETKYAAKGRELYRRCLHSLVEHELYVARFYLDNDKPKAAILRLEAVLRQYPALGVETSVRLLLGQTYLKLQQRMRARETFLALIREHPGDVNSAKAKLFLERIDEN, from the coding sequence ATGGCGCTGATGCTGCACGACGGCTGCCCCTCCACGCTCGATCGCCCGAGGCCGCGCTGGCGCTGGTCTGGCGCGCTCCCACGCCAGGCGCTGCTGCTGGCGCTGCTCGGCCTTGGCTGCGCAGGTTCGAGCGCCCAGCGTCAGCCGCTCTCCTACGCGAAGAACGCGGCGGCGAGCTACCGTCAGGGCGTCGCGGCGCTGGAGGATGAGGACTACGCCGAGGCGACGCGCTCCTTCGAGTTCGTCAAGGCCAAGTACCCCTTCTCGCGCTTCGCGACGCTGGCCGAGCTGCGCTTGGCCGACGTCTTGTTCGCCCAGGAAAGCTACACGGCGGCGATCGACGCCTATAAGATCTTCCTCGGCCTCCATCCCAATCATCCCGAGACGCGCGGCGGCTACGCCGCCTATCGTGTCGCCCTGGCCTACGTGAAGCAGATCCCCAGCGATTGGTTCATCGTCCCGCCGAGCTATGAGAAGGACCAGGCTGCCACCCGCGGCGCAGTCCGCGAGCTGGCATCCTTTCTCCGCGACTACGGCGAGACGAAGTATGCGGCGAAGGGGCGTGAACTCTATCGTAGATGCCTGCACAGCCTCGTCGAACACGAGTTGTACGTGGCGCGCTTCTACCTCGACAACGACAAGCCGAAGGCCGCGATCTTGCGACTGGAGGCCGTCCTGCGCCAGTATCCGGCGTTGGGGGTGGAGACCTCGGTGCGCCTGCTCCTGGGCCAGACCTACCTCAAGCTGCAGCAGCGCATGCGCGCGCGCGAGACCTTCCTCGCGCTGATCAGGGAGCACCCGGGCGACGTCAATAGTGCGAAGGCCAAGTTATTCCTCGAGCGAATCGATGAGAACTAA